Proteins found in one Neodiprion lecontei isolate iyNeoLeco1 chromosome 6, iyNeoLeco1.1, whole genome shotgun sequence genomic segment:
- the LOC107225225 gene encoding tight junction protein ZO-1 isoform X7, with protein sequence MERNDGNSGAGGIERNTGNPSLNSTSHSSPHHNNTTNSGILDSLNQVGDRGWEVHHVTVTRVPGYGFGIAVSGGRDNPHFTNGDPAIAISDVLKAGPAEGKLQVNDRIISANGVSLEGADYGAAVRVLRDSGSTVLLVVKRRASANVPGSPGTSVPQSHRLTLTRNNKKDDFGIILGCRLYVREVTREGTGVRPGDVLTRISGVAADNMSLKEARKLMDQCKDRLSIVVTRETPVPTHSHQPSKGESGEYLSAASYSSQNLYVPPPTRQPMEDKSNLAPRGRSRGPLLDVSLSQLDLPATPTVDPPRPPPPRPEDYYSSRRQLYDEDPLIQRTKQPMPDPRFITFQKEGSVGVRLTGGNETGVFVTAVQPGSPASLQGLQPGDKILKVNDMDMKGVTREEAVLFLLSLQEQIDLIVQHRRQEYDQIVASGRGDSFHIKTHFHYEQPEKGEMSFRSGDVFHVVDTLHNGVVGSWQVFRIGRNNQEVQKGIIPNKARAEELATAQFNATKKELSASESRGSFFRRRRGSHRRSKSLGRDHWDDVVFSDSVSKFPAYERVVLRHPGFIRPVVLFGPVADLAREKLLKDFPDKFTSPQMESQMDESSGKSTKSSGIIRLSAIREVMDRGKHALLDITPNAVDRLNYAQFYPIVIFLKAENKQTIKEMRAGIPKSAHKSSKKLLEQCQKLDKIWGHVFSAVVTLTTPEAWYRKLRELIDRQQQGPLWMSQTKPEEALSDDFLFPMTSRLSYASSPESDLELSPAPPLPGALGPPTRLKSSSDPSIATQDDTSAPPPYTTNYQAFEQHKRRSQGGVGDSKYGFSIPGQTNDQSGPPQYPGGPPQQRSPHQGPPDLPPRVDRNAKPPNQTHRGTAGRTAQERLANKTDSVLDMGNYINATPHRANATSSLERAQPTAGSYDSMSSYDSYNNTNGNATYTATNLNTSTGRLGPNVPDDLKSGGVPVSPRAHDPYRFTRSTAQPIPAQENQIRTDYAKYSRTGDYKPAVPPPQGKPTGSYKPIPPPKPKNYRPPQQPLPQDETNSSSLYQHAKSYSIATSHIHNGAENGSNIQRNSGQYYYNIPPPNRNNEGYNMNSNHSHSHSHTSPLNHSHSLSHTHPHSSSPMTHSHSNSAGQINVGHAQNRNNINHNGHSHSNSHGGVTGNTGNGNLSHNNREPNGLDLAGSREQRGSAFELYRKPLHHHNVRRLGVARGVFCSKGGVLEGPGGVTLTVPPGALPLQIQQEIYFSVTAPRILKTHNTSGHCSPVSPPMHHGESLLSPVVECGPRGLDFLTPVELKIPHNATPAHRLALKATDTENQSTANWLDVKLPSHTSNYVTVRLDHF encoded by the exons GTCGGAGACAGAGGATGGGAAGTTCATCATGTTACCGTGACCAGAGTCCCCGGTTACGGATTCGGTATCGCCGTCTCCGGGGGTCGGGACAATCCTCATTTCACGAACGGAGATCCCGCGATCGCAATATCTGATGTACTAAAGGCCGGACCCGCCGAAGGAAAGCTTCA AGTGAACGACCGCATCATATCCGCCAATGGCGTTTCCCTGGAGGGTGCCGACTACGGAGCCGCTGTTCGCGTTCTTCGAGACTCTGGATCAACGGTCCTCTTGGTAGTGAAACGCCGAGCTTCTGCGAACGTTCCTGGATCTCCGGGCACATCTGTACCACAGAGTCATAGATTAACTTTGACGAGGAACAACAAGAAAGACG ACTTTGGAATCATCCTAGGATGTCGTCTTTACGTAAGAGAAGTAACGCGCGAAGGTACCGGAGTCCGACCCGGGGATGTTTTGACCAGAATCAGCGGTGTGGCTGCGGACAATATGAGTCTGAAGGAGGCTCGGAAGCTGATGGACCAATGCAAGGACCGACTGTCGATCGTCGTTACGAGAGAAACCCCGGTTCCCACGCACTCCCATCAGCCCAGCAAAGGCGAATCGGGCGAGTATCTCTCCGCTGCTAGCTACAGTAGTCAAAATCTCTACGTACCGCCACCCACAAGGCAGCCTATGGAAGACAAAAGTAATCTCGCACCCAGGGGAAGATCGAGGGGACCTCTTTTAGACGTATCACTCAGCCAGCTCGATCTACCCGCTACTCCGACGGTAGATCCTCCCAGACCACCGCCACCCCGGCCAGAAG ATTATTACAGTTCAAGGAGGCAACTCTACGACGAGGATCCTCTCATTCAACGAACAAAACAACCCAT GCCGGATCCTAGGTTCATAACGTTCCAAAAGGAAGGATCGGTCGGGGTTCGTTTGACAGGTGGAAATGAGACCGGGGTTTTCGTAACTGCGGTTCAACCGGGCAGCCCGGCGTCTTTGCAGGGTCTACAGCCTGGTGACAAAATACTCAAG GTGAATGATATGGACATGAAGGGAGTGACCAGAGAAGAAGCGGTACTCTTTTTACTAAGCCTTCAAGAACAAATCGATCTCATAGTGCAACACAGGCGTCAGGAGTATGACCAAATTGTGGCATCTGGAAGAGGCGACTCTTTTCACATTAA GACTCACTTCCATTATGAACAGCCTGAGAAAGGAGAGATGAGTTTTCGCTCTGGCGACGTATTTCATGTCGTTGACACGTTACATAACGGTGTCGTAGGCTCGTGGCAAGTTTTCCGAATCGGACGAAACAACCAAGAAGTTCAAAAAGGAATAATACCGAACAAGGCACGTGCCGAGGAATTGGCTACAGCTCAATTTAACGCTACTAAGAAAGAGCTCAGCGCCAGCGAAAGCAGAGGCAGCTTCTTCAGAAGACGACGTGGTAGTCATAGGAGATCTAAATCACTTGGCAGG GATCATTGGGACGACGTTGTTTTCTCAGACAGCGTAAGCAAGTTTCCGGCTTATGAACGAGTTGTGTTGCGACACCCAGGATTTATTAGACCTGTGGTTCTCTTTGGACCGGTAGCTGATCTCGCTAGGGAAAAGCTACTCAAAGATTTCCCTGATAAATTCACGTCTCCTC AAATGGAAAGTCAGATGGACGAAAGCAGCGGAAAGAGTACCAAATCTTCAGGAATCATTCGATTAAGTGCCATAAGAGAAGTAATGGACAGAGGAAAACACGCGCTGTTAGATATAACACCAAATGCTGTCGACCGTTTGAATTATGCTCAATTTTATCCTatcgtaatttttctcaaagcgGAAAACAAACAGACTATCAAAGAAATGCGTGCTGGGATACCAAA GTCGGCACACAAGAGCAGCAAAAAGCTACTTGAACAGTGTcaaaaattggataaaatcTGGGGTCATGTATTCAGTGCAGTTGTTACTCTGACCACACCAGAAGCATGGTACAGAAAACTCAGAGAATTGATAGACAGACAGCAACAAGGTCCTTTATGGATGAGCCAAACCAAG CCGGAAGAGGCCCTTTCGGATGACTTCCTGTTCCCGATGACTTCTCGCCTCTCCTACGCTTCCTCCCCGGAGAGTGACCTGGAGCTGAGCCCTGCTCCTCCCCTTCCTGGTGCTTTGGGGCCGCCAACTAGGTTGAAGAGTAGCTCCGATCCAAGCATCGCTACTCAAGACGACACTAGTGCACCACCGCCGTATACCACCAATTACCAg GCCTTTGAACAGCATAAGCGGAGGTCGCAGGGGGGTGTAGGTGATAGCAAATATGGTTTTTCAATACCTGGTCAAACCAACGATCAGTCTGGTCCACCTCAATATCCTGGGGGGCCGCCTCAACAAAGATCGCCACACCAAGGACCACCTGATTTACCACCTAGAGTAGATCGCAATGCAAAACCACCAAATCAAACACACCGTGGGACTGCTGGGCGAACTGCCCAGGAGAGACTTGCTAACAAGACTGATTCCGTCCTGGATATgggaaattatattaatgcTACCCCCCATAGAGCTAATGCCACATCATCATTAGAAAGAGCACAGCCAACAGCA ggAAGCTACGATAGTATGTCTTCTTACGattcgtataataatacaaacgGAAATGCAACGTATACAGCCACCAATCTCAATACATCGACCGGTCGACTAGGACCTAATGTTCCAGATGATTTGAAGAGCGGTGGTGTTCCTGTTTCACCACGGGCTCACGATCCTTACAGATTCACAAGGTCTACAGCACAGCCTATTCCAGCTCAAGAAAATCAAATACGTACAGATTATGCCAAATACAG CCGGACGGGAGATTATAAACCCGCTGTTCCACCCCCTCAAGGAAAGCCGACTGGTTCTTACAAGCCAATACCACCTCCAAAACCCAAGAATTACAGGCCTCCACAGCAGCCTTTACCTCAAGATGAGACGAACAGCAGTAGTTTGTATCAGCATGCCAAAAGTTATTCCATCGCCACATCACACATACACAATGGG GCTGAAAATGGCAGTAACATTCAGCGTAACAGCGGCCAGTACTACTACAACATTCCTCCACCTAATCGTAATAACGAGGGTTACAACATGAACTCAAATCACAGTCACAGTCACAGTCATACGTCACCGCTGAACCACAGTCACAGCCTTAGTCACACGCACCCTCACTCCAGCTCCCCCATGACGCATTCCCACAGCAACAGTGCCGGACAAATTAACGTTGGCCATGCACAAAATCGCAACAATATCAATCATAATGGACACAGTCACAGCAATAGTCATGGAGGTGTTACGGGAAATACGGGAAATGGGAACTTGAGTCACAACAACAGGGAGCCCAACGGACTCGATCTGGCGGGAAGCAGAGAACAGAGAGGCAGTGCTTTTGAACTATACAGAAAACCGTTGCATCATCACAATGTAAG GAGACTGGGGGTGGCACGGGGTGTGTTCTGTAGCAAAGGTGGTGTTTTGGAAGGACCAGGGGGTGTTACACTCACGGTACCCCCTGGGGCCTTACCGCTGCAGATACAACAAGAAATCTACTTCTCTGTAACAGCTCCACGTATACTCAAAACGCATAATACCTCTGGCCATTGTTCGCCCGTATCACCACCCATGCATCACG GTGAATCTCTACTGAGTCCGGTGGTTGAGTGTGGACCTCGTGGCTTGGATTTTTTAACCCCAGTAGAACTCAAGATTCCACACAACGCTACACCCGCACATAGGCTGGCACTGAAAGCTACTGACACAGAAAACCAATCAACTGCTAATTGGTTGGATGTTAAACTACCGAGCCATACTTCTAATTATGTCACCGTACGTCTTGATCATTTCTAA
- the LOC107225225 gene encoding tight junction protein ZO-1 isoform X8, producing the protein MRIDYNEVAQKEYLVGDRGWEVHHVTVTRVPGYGFGIAVSGGRDNPHFTNGDPAIAISDVLKAGPAEGKLQVNDRIISANGVSLEGADYGAAVRVLRDSGSTVLLVVKRRASANVPGSPGTSVPQSHRLTLTRNNKKDDFGIILGCRLYVREVTREGTGVRPGDVLTRISGVAADNMSLKEARKLMDQCKDRLSIVVTRETPVPTHSHQPSKGESGEYLSAASYSSQNLYVPPPTRQPMEDKSNLAPRGRSRGPLLDVSLSQLDLPATPTVDPPRPPPPRPEDYYSSRRQLYDEDPLIQRTKQPMPDPRFITFQKEGSVGVRLTGGNETGVFVTAVQPGSPASLQGLQPGDKILKVNDMDMKGVTREEAVLFLLSLQEQIDLIVQHRRQEYDQIVASGRGDSFHIKTHFHYEQPEKGEMSFRSGDVFHVVDTLHNGVVGSWQVFRIGRNNQEVQKGIIPNKARAEELATAQFNATKKELSASESRGSFFRRRRGSHRRSKSLGRDHWDDVVFSDSVSKFPAYERVVLRHPGFIRPVVLFGPVADLAREKLLKDFPDKFTSPQMESQMDESSGKSTKSSGIIRLSAIREVMDRGKHALLDITPNAVDRLNYAQFYPIVIFLKAENKQTIKEMRAGIPKSAHKSSKKLLEQCQKLDKIWGHVFSAVVTLTTPEAWYRKLRELIDRQQQGPLWMSQTKPEEALSDDFLFPMTSRLSYASSPESDLELSPAPPLPGALGPPTRLKSSSDPSIATQDDTSAPPPYTTNYQAFEQHKRRSQGGVGDSKYGFSIPGQTNDQSGPPQYPGGPPQQRSPHQGPPDLPPRVDRNAKPPNQTHRGTAGRTAQERLANKTDSVLDMGNYINATPHRANATSSLERAQPTAGSYDSMSSYDSYNNTNGNATYTATNLNTSTGRLGPNVPDDLKSGGVPVSPRAHDPYRFTRSTAQPIPAQENQIRTDYAKYSRTGDYKPAVPPPQGKPTGSYKPIPPPKPKNYRPPQQPLPQDETNSSSLYQHAKSYSIATSHIHNGAENGSNIQRNSGQYYYNIPPPNRNNEGYNMNSNHSHSHSHTSPLNHSHSLSHTHPHSSSPMTHSHSNSAGQINVGHAQNRNNINHNGHSHSNSHGGVTGNTGNGNLSHNNREPNGLDLAGSREQRGSAFELYRKPLHHHNVRRLGVARGVFCSKGGVLEGPGGVTLTVPPGALPLQIQQEIYFSVTAPRILKTHNTSGHCSPVSPPMHHGESLLSPVVECGPRGLDFLTPVELKIPHNATPAHRLALKATDTENQSTANWLDVKLPSHTSNYVTVRLDHF; encoded by the exons GTCGGAGACAGAGGATGGGAAGTTCATCATGTTACCGTGACCAGAGTCCCCGGTTACGGATTCGGTATCGCCGTCTCCGGGGGTCGGGACAATCCTCATTTCACGAACGGAGATCCCGCGATCGCAATATCTGATGTACTAAAGGCCGGACCCGCCGAAGGAAAGCTTCA AGTGAACGACCGCATCATATCCGCCAATGGCGTTTCCCTGGAGGGTGCCGACTACGGAGCCGCTGTTCGCGTTCTTCGAGACTCTGGATCAACGGTCCTCTTGGTAGTGAAACGCCGAGCTTCTGCGAACGTTCCTGGATCTCCGGGCACATCTGTACCACAGAGTCATAGATTAACTTTGACGAGGAACAACAAGAAAGACG ACTTTGGAATCATCCTAGGATGTCGTCTTTACGTAAGAGAAGTAACGCGCGAAGGTACCGGAGTCCGACCCGGGGATGTTTTGACCAGAATCAGCGGTGTGGCTGCGGACAATATGAGTCTGAAGGAGGCTCGGAAGCTGATGGACCAATGCAAGGACCGACTGTCGATCGTCGTTACGAGAGAAACCCCGGTTCCCACGCACTCCCATCAGCCCAGCAAAGGCGAATCGGGCGAGTATCTCTCCGCTGCTAGCTACAGTAGTCAAAATCTCTACGTACCGCCACCCACAAGGCAGCCTATGGAAGACAAAAGTAATCTCGCACCCAGGGGAAGATCGAGGGGACCTCTTTTAGACGTATCACTCAGCCAGCTCGATCTACCCGCTACTCCGACGGTAGATCCTCCCAGACCACCGCCACCCCGGCCAGAAG ATTATTACAGTTCAAGGAGGCAACTCTACGACGAGGATCCTCTCATTCAACGAACAAAACAACCCAT GCCGGATCCTAGGTTCATAACGTTCCAAAAGGAAGGATCGGTCGGGGTTCGTTTGACAGGTGGAAATGAGACCGGGGTTTTCGTAACTGCGGTTCAACCGGGCAGCCCGGCGTCTTTGCAGGGTCTACAGCCTGGTGACAAAATACTCAAG GTGAATGATATGGACATGAAGGGAGTGACCAGAGAAGAAGCGGTACTCTTTTTACTAAGCCTTCAAGAACAAATCGATCTCATAGTGCAACACAGGCGTCAGGAGTATGACCAAATTGTGGCATCTGGAAGAGGCGACTCTTTTCACATTAA GACTCACTTCCATTATGAACAGCCTGAGAAAGGAGAGATGAGTTTTCGCTCTGGCGACGTATTTCATGTCGTTGACACGTTACATAACGGTGTCGTAGGCTCGTGGCAAGTTTTCCGAATCGGACGAAACAACCAAGAAGTTCAAAAAGGAATAATACCGAACAAGGCACGTGCCGAGGAATTGGCTACAGCTCAATTTAACGCTACTAAGAAAGAGCTCAGCGCCAGCGAAAGCAGAGGCAGCTTCTTCAGAAGACGACGTGGTAGTCATAGGAGATCTAAATCACTTGGCAGG GATCATTGGGACGACGTTGTTTTCTCAGACAGCGTAAGCAAGTTTCCGGCTTATGAACGAGTTGTGTTGCGACACCCAGGATTTATTAGACCTGTGGTTCTCTTTGGACCGGTAGCTGATCTCGCTAGGGAAAAGCTACTCAAAGATTTCCCTGATAAATTCACGTCTCCTC AAATGGAAAGTCAGATGGACGAAAGCAGCGGAAAGAGTACCAAATCTTCAGGAATCATTCGATTAAGTGCCATAAGAGAAGTAATGGACAGAGGAAAACACGCGCTGTTAGATATAACACCAAATGCTGTCGACCGTTTGAATTATGCTCAATTTTATCCTatcgtaatttttctcaaagcgGAAAACAAACAGACTATCAAAGAAATGCGTGCTGGGATACCAAA GTCGGCACACAAGAGCAGCAAAAAGCTACTTGAACAGTGTcaaaaattggataaaatcTGGGGTCATGTATTCAGTGCAGTTGTTACTCTGACCACACCAGAAGCATGGTACAGAAAACTCAGAGAATTGATAGACAGACAGCAACAAGGTCCTTTATGGATGAGCCAAACCAAG CCGGAAGAGGCCCTTTCGGATGACTTCCTGTTCCCGATGACTTCTCGCCTCTCCTACGCTTCCTCCCCGGAGAGTGACCTGGAGCTGAGCCCTGCTCCTCCCCTTCCTGGTGCTTTGGGGCCGCCAACTAGGTTGAAGAGTAGCTCCGATCCAAGCATCGCTACTCAAGACGACACTAGTGCACCACCGCCGTATACCACCAATTACCAg GCCTTTGAACAGCATAAGCGGAGGTCGCAGGGGGGTGTAGGTGATAGCAAATATGGTTTTTCAATACCTGGTCAAACCAACGATCAGTCTGGTCCACCTCAATATCCTGGGGGGCCGCCTCAACAAAGATCGCCACACCAAGGACCACCTGATTTACCACCTAGAGTAGATCGCAATGCAAAACCACCAAATCAAACACACCGTGGGACTGCTGGGCGAACTGCCCAGGAGAGACTTGCTAACAAGACTGATTCCGTCCTGGATATgggaaattatattaatgcTACCCCCCATAGAGCTAATGCCACATCATCATTAGAAAGAGCACAGCCAACAGCA ggAAGCTACGATAGTATGTCTTCTTACGattcgtataataatacaaacgGAAATGCAACGTATACAGCCACCAATCTCAATACATCGACCGGTCGACTAGGACCTAATGTTCCAGATGATTTGAAGAGCGGTGGTGTTCCTGTTTCACCACGGGCTCACGATCCTTACAGATTCACAAGGTCTACAGCACAGCCTATTCCAGCTCAAGAAAATCAAATACGTACAGATTATGCCAAATACAG CCGGACGGGAGATTATAAACCCGCTGTTCCACCCCCTCAAGGAAAGCCGACTGGTTCTTACAAGCCAATACCACCTCCAAAACCCAAGAATTACAGGCCTCCACAGCAGCCTTTACCTCAAGATGAGACGAACAGCAGTAGTTTGTATCAGCATGCCAAAAGTTATTCCATCGCCACATCACACATACACAATGGG GCTGAAAATGGCAGTAACATTCAGCGTAACAGCGGCCAGTACTACTACAACATTCCTCCACCTAATCGTAATAACGAGGGTTACAACATGAACTCAAATCACAGTCACAGTCACAGTCATACGTCACCGCTGAACCACAGTCACAGCCTTAGTCACACGCACCCTCACTCCAGCTCCCCCATGACGCATTCCCACAGCAACAGTGCCGGACAAATTAACGTTGGCCATGCACAAAATCGCAACAATATCAATCATAATGGACACAGTCACAGCAATAGTCATGGAGGTGTTACGGGAAATACGGGAAATGGGAACTTGAGTCACAACAACAGGGAGCCCAACGGACTCGATCTGGCGGGAAGCAGAGAACAGAGAGGCAGTGCTTTTGAACTATACAGAAAACCGTTGCATCATCACAATGTAAG GAGACTGGGGGTGGCACGGGGTGTGTTCTGTAGCAAAGGTGGTGTTTTGGAAGGACCAGGGGGTGTTACACTCACGGTACCCCCTGGGGCCTTACCGCTGCAGATACAACAAGAAATCTACTTCTCTGTAACAGCTCCACGTATACTCAAAACGCATAATACCTCTGGCCATTGTTCGCCCGTATCACCACCCATGCATCACG GTGAATCTCTACTGAGTCCGGTGGTTGAGTGTGGACCTCGTGGCTTGGATTTTTTAACCCCAGTAGAACTCAAGATTCCACACAACGCTACACCCGCACATAGGCTGGCACTGAAAGCTACTGACACAGAAAACCAATCAACTGCTAATTGGTTGGATGTTAAACTACCGAGCCATACTTCTAATTATGTCACCGTACGTCTTGATCATTTCTAA